The Halosimplex litoreum genome has a window encoding:
- a CDS encoding alpha/beta hydrolase: MTNDVTVHEGITYADRETGELKLDLYLPEKENPPLVVYVHGGGWIAETRSNIPDPEQYAAEWDCAIASVSYRLQEAPDGAAVEEMYDPTNPTPRGHFPDHFVDVKAAIRWLRAHAGEYGYDTDKIAAWGSSAGGHLALLAGVVDDVTDLGDAFADEVEQTVAPEESGAVQAVVSWYGAADFTLVEDDVEGLIPLLMGGPQSEIPERWAQASPVTHVTPESPPTLLMHGREDEVVAVEHSHRFFDALEEAGVNAIFYELHDLNHVWVEDVEDIESERVAMDLLAADPTHAQSVYEATHVEAGGSPDPLLADLPPAGPEAIQQFLDRTIR; the protein is encoded by the coding sequence ATGACGAACGATGTTACCGTCCACGAAGGGATCACGTACGCCGATCGCGAGACTGGCGAGCTGAAACTCGACCTCTACCTCCCGGAGAAGGAGAACCCACCACTCGTCGTCTACGTTCACGGCGGCGGGTGGATCGCGGAGACGCGCTCGAATATCCCCGATCCCGAGCAGTACGCTGCCGAGTGGGACTGTGCGATCGCCAGCGTCAGCTACCGCCTCCAGGAAGCTCCCGATGGAGCAGCCGTCGAGGAGATGTACGACCCGACGAATCCCACTCCACGAGGTCACTTCCCCGACCACTTCGTCGACGTGAAAGCCGCGATCCGATGGCTTCGCGCCCACGCTGGCGAGTACGGCTACGACACCGACAAGATCGCCGCGTGGGGCTCCTCGGCGGGTGGGCATCTCGCCTTGCTTGCGGGTGTCGTCGACGATGTCACCGACCTCGGTGATGCTTTCGCTGACGAGGTTGAGCAGACCGTTGCCCCAGAGGAATCCGGTGCCGTCCAGGCTGTCGTCAGCTGGTACGGCGCCGCCGACTTCACGCTCGTCGAGGACGATGTGGAGGGACTTATCCCACTGCTAATGGGCGGTCCCCAGTCCGAAATCCCCGAGCGGTGGGCACAGGCTAGCCCCGTCACGCACGTCACCCCAGAGAGTCCACCGACGCTGTTGATGCACGGTCGCGAGGACGAAGTGGTCGCTGTGGAACACAGCCACCGCTTTTTCGATGCGCTAGAGGAGGCCGGCGTGAACGCGATCTTCTACGAGTTGCACGACCTGAATCACGTCTGGGTCGAGGATGTCGAAGACATCGAGTCCGAGCGCGTGGCGATGGACCTGCTCGCGGCGGACCCGACTCACGCCCAGTCGGTGTACGAGGCGACACACGTCGAAGCGGGTGGGTCGCCCGACCCCCTTCTCGCGGATCTTCCACCCGCGGGGCCCGAGGCCATCCAACAGTTCCTTGACCGAACCATCCGGTGA
- a CDS encoding MarR family transcriptional regulator, translating to MYEVLDDTAAQVLLAIESGDSIRRVAQQLHIPYETVRQAANRLEAAGYVHYDNGLSVVDDSVRDAARELITASAGVSPPTIEEAYVIPQFGEWPFAFTRIDAVYVWTQGGYQVSRDPDDYPLFIAVREEDVDAWETFFASFGLPTAFERQSSDEIEGSLQIVLDPQPSLEIEDVEGYPVIPREDTIEYMRDHYAQFQSALAMLDRMYEDLDLGVAYRETERVRS from the coding sequence ATGTACGAAGTGCTCGACGACACGGCGGCCCAAGTACTCCTCGCCATCGAGAGTGGCGACTCCATCCGCCGCGTCGCCCAGCAACTTCACATCCCCTACGAGACGGTCAGACAGGCAGCCAACAGGCTCGAAGCGGCAGGCTACGTCCACTACGACAATGGCCTGTCCGTTGTCGACGACAGCGTGCGCGACGCAGCGCGTGAGTTGATCACGGCAAGCGCCGGCGTGAGTCCGCCAACGATCGAGGAGGCGTACGTCATCCCGCAATTCGGGGAATGGCCGTTTGCGTTCACGCGAATCGACGCCGTCTACGTGTGGACCCAGGGCGGCTACCAAGTCAGCCGCGATCCCGACGACTACCCGCTGTTCATAGCTGTTCGCGAGGAAGACGTCGACGCGTGGGAGACGTTCTTCGCATCGTTCGGGCTGCCAACTGCCTTCGAGCGCCAGTCCAGCGACGAGATCGAGGGCTCGTTGCAGATCGTCCTCGACCCACAGCCCTCACTCGAAATCGAGGATGTGGAAGGCTATCCCGTCATTCCGCGCGAGGACACGATCGAGTACATGCGCGACCATTACGCGCAGTTCCAGTCGGCGCTTGCAATGCTCGACCGGATGTACGAGGACCTCGACCTCGGTGTCGCCTACCGGGAGACCGAGCGAGTCCGGTCATGA
- a CDS encoding RNA-guided endonuclease TnpB family protein — MPEVLTETLQLKLVNPNAHKQRKLRETVDEYQLALHDAFDQGCDTQTKTNDVVVDYDLSGYAKNALKQYVPNLLDEDTYDADELNEGTHPVRFTNEGPSLDHKPQNAIEWYVKIPHHGDYHLWLPAQPPANKREWIEAVYHGDAEMGECQLLEREGEWYVHMSVKRMFKQPSSASASERTPVGVDIGEAALATVCHRNERGTPTTPNIWSDESREVRHLRKTYFTATHRLQQREADRLDEEYGGELWSRIDHLIDTVSSDVVAHARTVENPVVVLEDLQHLRENMDYGRFMNRRLHGWAFAKLHAQITYKATECGIPVETVEPAYTSKMCHVCGEEGYRPRQGMFKCTDDSCWVSEYQADINAALNIADRYDPAGESQPQTHSDSSEKAVGDDSSGDGACLTGPQDTLADTESSTQSDTGTAGAR, encoded by the coding sequence ATGCCTGAGGTACTCACGGAGACGCTGCAACTCAAACTGGTCAACCCGAACGCGCACAAACAGCGCAAGCTCCGTGAAACAGTTGACGAGTACCAACTCGCCCTCCACGACGCGTTCGACCAAGGCTGTGACACCCAGACCAAAACCAACGACGTCGTGGTTGACTACGACCTGTCTGGGTACGCGAAGAACGCCCTCAAACAGTACGTGCCAAACTTGCTCGACGAAGACACGTACGACGCGGACGAACTCAACGAGGGAACCCATCCCGTTCGCTTCACCAACGAGGGACCGAGCCTCGACCACAAGCCACAGAACGCTATCGAGTGGTACGTCAAAATCCCCCACCACGGGGACTACCACTTGTGGCTGCCCGCGCAGCCCCCAGCGAACAAGCGCGAGTGGATCGAAGCCGTGTACCACGGCGATGCCGAGATGGGCGAGTGCCAGTTACTCGAGCGAGAGGGCGAGTGGTACGTCCACATGAGCGTGAAAAGAATGTTCAAACAGCCCAGTTCGGCGTCTGCGAGTGAGCGGACGCCGGTTGGAGTGGATATCGGGGAGGCTGCCTTAGCCACGGTGTGTCACCGTAATGAGCGCGGCACCCCGACCACACCCAACATCTGGAGCGACGAATCTCGCGAAGTCCGACACCTCCGCAAAACGTACTTCACGGCCACCCATCGCCTCCAACAACGCGAGGCGGACCGCCTCGACGAGGAGTACGGCGGCGAACTCTGGTCGCGTATCGACCACCTCATCGACACTGTGTCGAGCGACGTGGTCGCGCACGCCCGGACAGTCGAGAATCCTGTGGTAGTGCTGGAAGATCTTCAGCACTTGCGCGAGAACATGGACTACGGACGGTTCATGAATCGCCGATTACACGGGTGGGCGTTCGCCAAGCTCCACGCCCAGATCACGTACAAAGCCACGGAATGCGGAATTCCAGTGGAAACCGTCGAGCCAGCGTACACGTCGAAAATGTGCCATGTGTGCGGCGAGGAAGGCTATCGTCCGCGACAGGGGATGTTCAAGTGTACGGACGATTCGTGTTGGGTGTCCGAGTATCAGGCGGATATCAACGCCGCGCTCAACATTGCGGATAGATACGACCCCGCTGGAGAGAGCCAGCCCCAAACCCACTCGGATTCGAGTGAGAAGGCGGTTGGCGATGACTCTAGTGGGGATGGGGCCTGTTTGACCGGGCCACAAGACACGCTCGCGGATACCGAGTCTAGCACCCAGAGCGATACTGGCACTGCGGGGGCGAGGTAG
- a CDS encoding DUF2080 family transposase-associated protein: MQDRFEINGHEVVEGEVKPTGNGAHVLVPKDWRGADVKIIRTSNPGADE, translated from the coding sequence ATGCAGGATAGGTTCGAGATCAACGGCCACGAAGTCGTCGAAGGCGAGGTCAAACCCACAGGAAACGGCGCACACGTTCTCGTCCCCAAAGACTGGCGTGGCGCAGATGTCAAAATCATCCGCACCAGCAACCCAGGCGCCGACGAATAG
- a CDS encoding ArsR family transcriptional regulator, with protein MSETDTGAADAGPFAEQQRLFKLLSQDTRHLVIQELLGHPAHLMSLAELEYMTGKSQAAIKDQLETLIDAGLLARYTYEPSEGKRDLPAQFYGFTERGVEVLHDYKYLRGLPVARALYENTRKTEKIERHESAPRPELPDAVAEALEFDEPVLDAGDGGTTR; from the coding sequence ATGAGCGAAACCGACACTGGCGCGGCCGATGCAGGGCCGTTCGCGGAACAACAGCGGCTGTTCAAGCTGCTGTCCCAGGATACGCGCCATCTCGTCATCCAGGAGCTGTTGGGTCACCCTGCCCATCTGATGTCGCTCGCCGAACTCGAGTATATGACCGGTAAGAGCCAAGCAGCAATCAAAGACCAGCTGGAGACGTTGATCGATGCTGGCCTTCTCGCACGCTACACGTACGAACCAAGCGAGGGGAAGCGTGATCTCCCCGCCCAGTTCTACGGATTCACGGAGCGGGGCGTCGAGGTCCTCCACGACTACAAGTATCTCCGTGGGCTTCCGGTCGCACGCGCTCTCTACGAAAACACGCGTAAGACCGAGAAAATCGAGCGCCACGAATCGGCACCCCGCCCGGAGCTTCCGGATGCTGTCGCGGAAGCACTCGAGTTCGACGAGCCCGTTCTCGACGCGGGCGATGGTGGTACAACCCGATAG